In the genome of Catharus ustulatus isolate bCatUst1 chromosome 1, bCatUst1.pri.v2, whole genome shotgun sequence, the window cccccagccccccaccaTGAACACCATCGTCTTCAGCAAGCTCAGCGGCCAGGTGCTTTTCGAGGAGGAAGCCAAGGAGCGGGAGCGGAGTGGCCGGTCCTACGTGGGGGTGGTGGAGGGCCCGCACCACGCCGAGGTGCTGCTTCCCGACAGCCCGTCCATCAAGGAGAGCCTCAGCCTGCGCAACCGGCGGACGGGGTATGCCGTGCGCTCTCTCCGCGCCGCGCACCGGCTTCGCGGGGCGGCCCTGCCTGCGCTGCCGGCGCTCCCGGCCGCCGCGTCGCCGATTTGGGGTTGCGAGATGGGTTTCTAACTGGGTCTGTGCCCGCGGCCCCGCGTTCGTATTCTCTGGGATTCTCATTCCACAGCTACGGTGGGAAATTCCCGCAATAGGTGATGCAGGGGCGTCCGATTGGGCTGGAATGTACCAGACAGAGcgctcctgtcctgctgtgcttgACGTCCCCCTCTGCCTCCGAACAAAAACAAACCGGGAACACCGCGGCTCCACCGGCTTGTTCGGGCGCTTCATGCAATTAAAGTCTCGAGCACGGAGGCGCCGGGCGGGACGGGTGAGACCGGGGGAGCGGGCGGCGGCCGATCCCGCCGGCAGTGCCGAGGCAGCGGGGCTGAggcgggcgggcgcggccccGGCACTTGTTCCGCCGGACCCGCGGGTTCGCAGCGCGCCAGGGAGCGGGCGGGAAGGAGCTGCGTTGTCAGTGCGATCCCGGGGATGGGGCTTAGAACGGACTAGCGCGATGCCAGTCAAGGGCTGGATAACGTGATATTAGGATCGGGTTTGCTAAAACGGCAGCTGAGGCTAAGCAGCCCGAAGCCGGTTTTCTGgggagattttttggtttgttgttttctggGGGTTAGGGGTTTTTAATGAAGCTGGAATAGGTGAAATAGAAGGTGATGAGAGAATGTGCGAGCTTTGTCTTGTTGACAGCCGTAGCTCGGAGGGTTGACCTGGCCAGCGCTGACCAGACATTTCGGGTCAGTGTCACAAAGTAAAGATCGAGGAGCGCGGTCAGGCGGCTGCGAAACCGAGGAGTCCCGGGGAACTGCTAGTACGAATTTCCACCTTAGCGATTGCATCAGCTGGCAGTTTTAGCGGCGGTGCTGGCCGAGAGAGAGGACGCAGGTGCGTGTCCCCGGAGCGCTGTCGCTCCGGCCGCGGCGGAGCGGGGCAGCCGCGGAGCCCCGGGGAGgcagcgcccggcccggccccgtgGCGccccctgccgccgccgccggccctagccctcctctgggctctccttAGGATCGCTCCGATTTTGTTACTCTGTTCACTCACTTTTTATTGTAGGCCTTTATttataaagggattttttttttttttttaacggAACCCGGGTTTCGTTGCCCCGGCATACGCTGTTTCGCTCGGCAGGCGCGGGGCTTTGCGGGTTGACTCGAATCGCTGCCGGCGGCGTGGGGAGCGGCACGCCGGCTCCGCGGGGGAAATGACCCAGGAGCTGCTCGGTGCCGCGGGTATCTCTTGAGTATCAGCGGGAAATAAACCCGGGCGGGGGAatcaggctgggctggccccCGGGCAGCGCACACCGCAGCTGCGGGATGCGCGGCCGGCCGTGCGAGGTGCAAAGCCCCTCTGTACACAGACCGGCCACACGCCTGTCAGGTGCCGAGCACCGAAAACATCGGGACGCTCGCACCGGCAGAGCCCTGGCCCCGCTGAAAtccccgcggggccgccgcccgGGCCCGCAGCATTACCGCGGCCATTCACCAGCTCCGAGTCCGCTCGCCCAGACCCTCCACGGGGAGCTTGGGGGAGCTGGTGGCATCACCTTCTCTTGAGCAGTCGGCCGGGCCGAGGGCTGCGGCTGTGGAAAGTCCCCGAGCTCCCCGCGGGGACAGGCTGCTCCGGGCAGGGCgcaccctggggctgggcacccCCCGAGCCGGGTCCCCCTCGGACGGGGCGCATCTGCCGCAGCCGCGCAGGGGAGCTCGGGCCTGGGGGGagcgggcagggccggggccggggccgggcggggagcAGGGAGCGGGCAGACCAGGGCCGGGGGGGAGCGGGCAGGTGTCCGTCCCGCCGTCCCGGTCCTCAGCGCCCCTTCTCCGGCGCAGGGCGCGGCAGAGCGGCGGGAAGGTGCGGCACAAGCGGCAGGCGCTGCAGGACATGGCGCGGCCGCTCAAGCAGTGGCTCTACAAGCACCGCGACAACCCATACCCCACCAAGACGGAGAAGATTCTGCTGGCCCTCGGCTCCCAGATGACCCTGGTGCAGGTAAGGAAGGGAACCCCTTAACCCCACCTCCAAAAGCCGCTCTGAGGCGCTTCATGGAcgggagggatggggacagcatCTGCCAAAGCTCCTCAGTGAGCTGAGCAAAGGACAGTGCTGGGTATTGGGGAGCATCAGTGCAGCCAGCAAGACCAGAGGCCCTGTGCATATCCTTATTCCACTCTCCCCTGGGCTCCTCCACCCCAACAGGGACTCTCTCTCAAAGAATTATCACATCTGAGCTATCGCGGCTGGAGAAATGCTGAAGACAATCAGCAAAAAGTGTGTGCTTGCTTCCTGGGAATAGATGCCCTCATCCTTTCATCTCATTcataaatataatgaaaatatttttgcttagTCTTTAAAAATTCTCAAGTAAAAATAACAGTCATGGGAGATAGAACAGAATAGGAATTGTTGAGGAAATTAAAGggagctgctcttccctttTGAAACGGGGGTAGGATGGAAACTGTTATATATATTGTTCTGATAATAATTGTTATCACCTGTTGCAGAGACATCAGCGTTACCATACACACTGTGTGCAGTGGCTCAGCACATACAGTCTTGCAGGAATTATCATTGAAATATAATTAGACATGGGGAGTAATTGTTTTGCTCTCAGGTAATTCTCCCCTGAAGTGACTGGCAGTTGCCTTGCCGTAAGAGGCATAAATTTTGCTGCGAATGTTTATAAATCTCACTTCTTTGTTCTCTTTGCCATCTGGCACTCTACTGAAATATGTGGTTAAGTGCTATCAGTTGCAGAGTGATGCTATCTCAGGTCTGGATGCTGCAAAGATTTATGCATTGTGAATAATCTAATTTCCTTACTGCAAGCTACTGCTAGGTGTGTAAAATGAAACCCATGTGTTTGCAGGATTGGGTCCTCATCACTCTGCCTAACACATCATGTGTCACTTTGCAAAGGACACAAAGAGATCAAAGTGACCTGaagtattagaaaaaaacagGTGGTAATTCAGCTTTATTATTTTGAGTGCCCCTTCAAAAAAACCTGTGCTATGAACTTCAATTCTAGTAATggcaaaatgggaaatttttaCACTTCAATACCTCACTATGAAACTATTGCACTAGGAAAAACACTATAGCTTtgacaaaaataatattaatgtcTTAGAAAATGCCAGTTATAACTGGAAGATATAATTAAAACAACTTCTCttgcttttaagaaaatatacGTGAAATGTCTAAACTATGATTACATAAAAACAACCCCTTCAATGGCGCAATTCAATAGGAGTATTTTATTGCACCATGGCTCTTATAATATCCCTCTATTTTTACATGAGATTTAAAACATATATCTAGAATATGTGTTGGGACCCTTTCACATTAATAACATATTGAGGAGTTCCgctcttcttttaaaaatgccttcGAACgaacagaaaaggggaaaaaacgggTGGGTTTTTGCGGCATTTCTCTCGTGGCAACTTTGATAAATCCTGATGGGGATGTGTTTGCCTTTATAAAAGCATCAAGTGAGCCATGGCCACTTTTCCACAGAGTTTTATGATCTACATAAGGtgtagaataaaattaaaaagaatcaGGGAGGATTGCATTTAGCTCTGTTATACTCCTGTGACTCTAGTGGATTTACACTGAAGCTGTATTTGACCAGTTTTGTTTCTATGAACTGTAACATTTGAAAGAACTATCTTCATTTACAGAAGAACAACATCAAAGAGAAATCCCAGGtgttttttccatcatttttgtGCAATGCTCTTTTAATCCAGGAATATGATAGCATCTGTATGAGATGTAAATACATATGTCTGGCACCAGCAGTAATTCCTGAGCCACAAAGAGCTAAACAACACACACCCGACACCTACTTTTTGGATGCTCAAAAAGAACAAGACTGTAATTTAGTCCAAAATTTTTGTTCTCtaagagggagagagagcaTGCCAGGGTGTGATCTCAGTCACACTGGGTACATCTGAAACAGCTTTCCTGAAGGCTGTGCTCCTTCAGACAAGTGGTATAACCAAGAGCAGGGTTGGGACTGGGCTCTGGTGTCTTTTGGAAAGCTTTGTTTCTGTCCCAGGAGGGGCACTTTGCAAAAGCATCAACCAGGGTTGTCTATAAATTGTTTTTCTAACCTAGTAATATTGTTGGGCATGGTTGGAAAACCAGGAATCAGTGTATGATGTTTCCTCTGGGTTAAATGCCTTCTTGTTTGCTGACCTCTTATATTTTCTACACTTTTTACATTCCTCAGTGTTGTCCTGTGGTGTTTGCTCCCACAGCTTTCCACTCCTGTGGAGGCTGCTGTCTGCTGACAGCTGCTACCTCTCCCCAGCATCTCTCCTGTGCTGACACCTTGTTGTCACAAGCCATAGGAAAGGCAAAAGATATTTTTGCATATCACTTTGAGTTTCTGACTTTCTGACAAAATGCCACTTAGGGAATGAAtggttggaggttttttttgttttttacctgACTGATGACCTTGGAAAAGGTCTTCAGCAGCTGTGTGGAAGATGACAGTGGTCACAGTAATATTGATAATACAGCTGTAACTCTCCTCcctgtgcttttctttcatctAAGGAGCATTATTCCAGTATGTACCATCTCCCCAAAGGAGCTTTTTTCAGGACCATGGCATAGATAAAACCAATTCTTCTGTGAGACAAAGAGGTGAACATCTAGccctgttttttatttttgtttttcgGACAAACTAATGACATGCAGATActaataatttttgttattaGTATCCGCATGTCAAATCTTCCTCAACTCTATTTCATTAGTTTTGCTATCACCCAGCTGgctgattttaaattaatttgttccACTTTACCAGTACTTTGGCCTACCCCACTGTTTTGGGTACAATGGGCCAGTGGGAGGAATATTCCAGATGCATGTTCGTCTGCACTGCTAAGAAAAGTCAGACTCTTTCAAGGAGGTAGGATTTTGCAGGAATTATAAATCATCTTGTTTCTTAAGTAGTAGTAGCAAAACCTGGGGCAAATTCTGGGCTGACTTACTCCTGTGCAGGCCAACAAGGTCTTTGGGAGTCCTCAAGGCAAATGTTATTGCAGATTGCAGTCCAACAGTCCAAAGTTTTCTACTTCCACAACTGCCAAAGCAGGAAACCAAAAAAGCAATATAGTTTGAAaaggtattttatattttactccAATTAGATTCCAATTCAGAATCCAATAACTTGTCCTATTAATATACtacatttttgtttgtattaTTACCACAGTGcttgatttatttaattttaagttttGGTTTAGGTGTtcttgtgaaataaaaaagaaaagtggttGTATATTCCTTCCAGAAAGAAATATGAATGTGTGTATTGTtggaaaaaaggttttttttcaatacaaGGATTTGTATATCAGTCATGTGCTGCTATGGATTTAATAGTATTCAGATTTATAAAGGCATATCTGGATTACTGGAGGAGGAGAATTGCTTGATGTCTGTTCCCTTTCTGAAAGTTTGGCCACTCTTAAGCACTGAAGCAGAACAAATTACAATAAAATTGAAGATGTGTCTTCAGAAGTAAAGCCAGAGGGTCAATATTTCATGATGCTGATATAAGTACCTGATGCTCTTAGAGAACAACTGAATTGCTATAAAAAATGAATGCTGGAAAGAACATCTATTATGATTCCCCTTGAGTTTTGTCTTTTTACTTCTGAAAGAACTACAGGATTGTTACTTTACAAGAATAGTTAGTTTCAACATGTGTTTTTTCAAGATACTTCCTGGGAGGTTTATGTGACAAAGATTTTCCTTCTGGCTTTTATCTAAATCactttttgttggtttctttATTGTTTTTGGAGATCACAGTAGCACAGCTTGGGGCCATGGGAAAGGTTGGATGTTTTTGGCAGCTCTGGTTGTTTCTTTTCGCAATGGTTTCGGTAAGCGTGGTGCAAACTGGCCCTCTTTGGGTCCTACAGCAGTAGACAGGCAGATTTTTAAAGACCACTTGGATAGGCAGTGTAACATTTGGGGCTGGTTCAAATGAGTGGTAGAACTGTTGTCTTTGAAGGAGGCAGGTGGTGGCTGGGGGTCAGGGTGAGCgtgctggctggcacagcctgtggCCATGCAGTTCCAGTTCACAACCTGGAGGTTCTCCAAGACTGAAGAGTGAGAGTGGTGTTGAATCTCATCGTGTCTGAGAAATCAGGATTTTCCAGCAACATGCACCAGTGCCCAAAAGCTGGAAAGCACCTAGAGATTACCACATCATAGATTAAGCCTAAAAATCTCTTAAATAGATTTGactaacttttctttcttccaagcCTTTAATAGGCCTTGTTGTAATTGCATTTGGGATAAGAGTTTCTAGAGTGAGTTTGCTGCTTAGGGTTTTAGTAAAAGCTGACTTGAGGTTCTTTCAGAATCATGGagtcatttaggttggaaaagacctttataatcattgagtccaaccattaacccaacactgccaagtccactgctaaaccatgtccctaagcaccCCGTCTacctttcttttaaatacttccagggacagtgactcaaACATGGTGACTTTCACTGGGTggcctgttccaatgcctggcAATCCTTTCTGTAAACAaattttccctgatatccaatctaaacctcccctgattCAATTTGAagtcatttcctcttgtcctatcacttgtcACTTGGGAGAATGGACTGACCCCCCACCTACgacctcctttcaggcagttgtagagagagTAAGGtcttccctgagcctccttttccacaggctgagctgccccagctccctcaactGCTCCTCaccagacttgtgctccagacctttccccagctctatCATCCTTCCCTGGACTCtatccagcacctcagtgtccttcctgAATTGAGGGATCCAGAAATGGACCCAGCACTCAAGttgcagcctcaccagtgctaaGCACAAGGGTGCAATcactgtcctggtcctgctggccaaaTATTATGGTCCAGTtcttaaaattattagaaacaCCTCTGCTTGAATTAAGATTCAAACTGGACCAATATGCCAAAAAATTCCAGTCTGTGACACCACACTGTTGCTGATACACgctggccttcttggccacctggatGCTTGCTGGCTCACGTTCAGCTGATGTCAACCAGCACCCTTTGATCCTTTTCCAGCAGGCATCTTTCCATCCACTTCCctcagcctgtagcactgcaggggttgttgtgaccAGGGGCAGGCACTTAGCCTTGTTGAACCTTCTACCACTGGCCTTGGCCcatggatccagcctgtccagatcccttgtggagccttcctgccctcctgcagatcaacactcccacccaatTTGACTGCAAATTGACTAAGGGTGCCCTCGATCCCCTCATCCAGATTAATGATAAAGCTACTAAACAGAACTGGCTCCCAATACCaagccctggggaacaccactggtgaccagtgaccagCTGGCATAGCTCCATTCACTAAcactctctgggcccagccaCCCAAACTGTTTTTTACCCAGAAAAGGGCACACTTGTCCAAGCATGAGCAGTAGTTTCtccaggagatgctgtgggaAATGGTGTCAAAGGTTTTACTGATGTCCAGGTAGACACATCCATAGCCTTTCCCTCCTCTGGTAAGTGGGGCAAACTGTCATAGATgaagatcaggttggtcaagcagAACCTGCCTTTCACAAATGCTTGTGGCTGGTCCTGATCCCCTGATTGTCTTATATGTGCTGTGTGATAGCCCTTAAAATCATCTGCTCCATAAAGAGCAGGAGAACAAGGTGCAATATATTTATCTCATAATGAAATAACGATCAAATACTACTATTCCCTTCTCTCCTAGCAGAAGACTTAAAATATGACTCATCTTTTCATATTGAtatgcagaaagcaaagcaatggCATGGGAAGAATGAGCCCGAAAATAAACCAAGAGTACCATGCAGTAATCACTCCTGCtaaatttaattgcttttatgTATGAATCACACTAATACTACCCTATCTTTTCTGTAAATGGCACTTCACTGATGAAAAATTTCAGTATGTAATAAAATGAAGCATAATGAAATCTTTCTTGTGAGAGGTTGGAAAGCTGTCAGTTTGGTAAAATGCTGCAGTAACTGCAATCCTGTTGATTGGGACCCTGGATTGATCCATCTCTACTGTTAAATActtgatttcagaattacaCTGTCATGCAGCAGGtgactgctgcttctgctgagcAGTCTGCAGTGACTTTGTTAACAGCATTAGAAAGTGCATGGATTCCAGCCCACCCTATCTCATTTACTGTAAAAAATACTATGTAAATATGATGATTATAAGCAAGTAGCCTCAAAAGAGAGTGAAAATTACTTACTCTGCCAGCTACAGTTTTGGTTTTCTAAACTGTCACAGTAAACTGCATGACTTGTAAAATTACATGTTTGCCATCTGAGCACTGATCCAGGGCTCAAGTATTGCAGTGGAACTCTGTTTCATGTAAACGTGATTTTAAGTAAAATCAAAGTGATAAGGCACCACGGCTAAGTTCTAGCTGGGACTCTGAACTgcagctttgctttttgtttagGCACgtactatttatttttctcataatCACTTTAGAAGACATTATCAATCCAGAATAATTAGACTGTGTGACTTGTACAGTAACCTTAGCTACAACAGACAGATGACAAAACTAGGGCCAAAATCCAACACTAAGGCCTACAGTTTGGTTCTCTATTAGGTGGGGCAGCATGTATTGATAAAAAATATAGGAACTTGCTTTGCAGGCTGATACAAAGTAAATTGTGTGATTGTTCCCAGGTCAGAATATGACTATAGTAGTCTGGCTTCCTCTGTGTGCGTGTTGACAACACAAAGATGTCAGCAGGGCTGTAGGCTGCTAACATTCTTTACATTCTCCTTTTCAAGTGATGCTACTCTGTCTTCTTCTTGTGGAGGTCgtcaaaatgcatttattcCTGCCAGggtaaaatagtatttttaacaCCTTATTTATCATTAAGCAAATATGATTAGAATGTAGGTCGCTTGCCTCTACTCTTGCTCATAGTAAAGACAGAGTTGtcagtattttctattttctgtctttttgaaTTGCAATAGAATCAAGGCCAACATTTTCTCACGTGTTCTTTCATGCAAAGTCACTGCAAATAAATGCATCCCATTTGGAAGTTTAATtagcactgctggcactgaaGGGTAGACTGTGCCTTTTTGCTCATTCAATGCCAAAACCactgtgaaatatttgtgtttgaCCTGACTTTGTGATGAGCCTGTATGCTAGAGGGATACTAACATGTATCCATTTTACTATGTCAAACTCTAGAAAATGCTCTGCATTTGGGAAGGAAGACAAACCAGATTATTGTTTAGTAGTCACCTTGTGAGAAATTGCATCTTTGCTATTTTATAGGCTGTCCACAACAAAAAAGAGGTTGTAaaatctgctgctctgtggagcAAATGGTTGATTTCTGCAGTGAGTCAAAGTGCGTTGTGTGTAAGACTTTCCTGATGCCCACGGCTTGTCAGACTAAGAGTTCTGTTAAAGTACAAGGGAGAATTTGGGCTTTTATATACACAAATTTggaatgtgtttttctgttcaATAGCCTTATTGTAGCCTATATAAATATCAAATGAAATTCCTGAATATTAGATATTAGTTTACTTTATGAAATTGGTAATATATTGAAAGTTCATATCAAAAGTTTGGGggtttatctttaaaaaaagagaagattaATATAAAACTAGTATTTGGGACACCTTAATTGAAACCTTGTGATAATGTGGTTTTGCTAACACTTGGGAAGGGTGGGAAGCCTGAGCTTGCCTTCCTGTATGAGATTCCTGCTCTACTCAGTGGTAATTTCATGGACTTCTGTTCATATTTCTCTTGTTTGCTGTACCCTTGAAGCATACATAAAATGCTTGAGGGCTCTAtggatttgtttatttgtgtaATTTTCAAGGGAAACTAATACCCACATTTGTGTGCAGGTATCAAACTGGTTTGCCAATGCAAGACGCCGCCTGAAGAACACAGTCAGGCAACCAGACCTGAGCTGGGCGTTACGAATAAAACTGTACAACAAATATGTTCAGGGAAATGCTGAGCGACTCAGCGTGAGCAGCGATGACTCATGCTCTGAAGGTTTGTTGATGctcttttttcaattttaaactgactaaaatatatttagaaagtGTTAGATACCCTTattaactttaattttttaatcacaAATACCCTCAGTGGATctgcctgtattttttttttgtgaattaagGTGTCTTTTTTGACTCCCAACTATTTTGCAACCTTGCAAAGCAGGATTGTGTAAGTTGTTCAAGGTGACAATCTGGCTGCATGTAATTATATTTCATTGTTGCTAGAAAGATAATTATTAGTTCATTGCATTCTACAAGCCTATTTCTTTAATCagcattaaaggaaaaaaaattgattacaTTGGTTTGTataaagaaatgagaaatctCTTGACTTACTTTCCTTCAAGGAAGGGCTATGGCAATATGCATCATTAGAGGGAGAATCTGATTTGGGGGGCATCTTACATGGTAAACTGAATATTACTGTTATTTATTTGATGTATTTTGCTAGCAGTTGTTTTCCATAAAGGATGCAGTCTTTCTTACTCAAATTAAcaaagacaggattttttttaagtaccctgtatttttaatataactATTGTATTAATTCTGTCTGTGAGTACTTTTTTTAGACAGTTGTGACATGGAGATACAATGACAGGAATGAATCCTACAGAACATTGTCAGAAATCTGTATGTGAATTTTTAGAAGAGTATGTCTCAATTTGTACTCAGTTTCAAATAACTGTGTTCCAATTTCAGTCTGTACTCACATTTCTTGAAAAATGTGGGAATGTACTCACATTTCTACTCACTTTCCTTGAAAAGATTGCTTGCAGAACAATTAAGAGTACAGTTTAAGCAAATGCACATAAATACACTGTGGTATTCAGGCAAACCAAATTTCAAGTTATGATGGTAAGAATTCAGCACATTCACACAGCTTTTTTAATGCTTATCATTGAGTTAGGgcacttttcaatttttttctaccTGTCTTGTGTTACTCATGAAAAATTAGACTCAAAGACTGTTTTCTACAGCTAATTAATTTTGAATAGCTGGAACATCTAAGGATCATGGGAACTGCTATGAGCAATGtgtgaagagaagaaaattaaaatctgtgtcTAATGCTGAAGTTACTGTATAGTTTCAGTTACATTTATCACAATTCAAAACATGTGGAGAAAGCCTCATGTTAAATATTAAGTACTCAGATACAGTATTACTGTatctttgttcttttgtttgcaGATGGAGAAAATCCTCCAAGAAACCATATGAATGAAGGGGGATATAACAAACCAGTTCATCACACTGTGATTAAAACTGAAAGTTCAGTAATAAAAACAGGAGTGAGACCAGAAGCAGGTGCCAATGAGGATTATGTGTCACCCCCCAAATACAAAAGCAGCTTACTGAATCGTTACCTAAATGACTCATTGAGACACGTCATGGCTACTAATGCAGCTATGATGGAAAAAACAAGGCAAAGGAATCATTCTGGTTCATTTAGTTCCAATGAATTTGAGGAAGAGCTGGTGTCTCCGTCATCATCAGAGACAGAAGGCAATTTTGTCTATCGGACAGGTAAGggatatttttctgcattatttctATTACAGACATCTTCAGTAGACAGTGGCTCCTGGAACAGGTGTCACCTGATTGTGCCTTTTATAAGACTGGGTGACTTCTGTCCATCCTCTCATATGACAGTGGGTAATTCCTGTCCATCTTCTTGCATGGAAGTAGATTACTCCTGTCCATCCTTTCACATTAGAGTGGATAAATCCTGTccactttttccttctctggagaAGAAGAAACCTGCAGTACTGTAGTTAAATGCTGATATTGGCCACTAATGAAGCTGGTTTGCTTTTCAAACAGAGCAATGGGAATAATTTTTGACATGACACTTACAGGCCACGTTTTGTCTTCACTAAGTCGAGCCTAAGAAAGGAGAAACCTCTTGAACATTCTCTTACAAAATGGGAGGACTAGAGGAGGACTGAAGTTCTCCATGACcacagctgggaggaggagggctTTGAAATTTCAAGGTAGCTGTTTGTGACACCTGCATGAGTCATATGCCCTTCAGTGAAGTGCATATGAACACCTTCCCCTGTTGTACAGCACCTTTTCTGTCCTCAGAGTGCCTTGCCCAGTATGCGACCCTTTGGTGCTCATGCATCTGCTAGGAATACAGGCATTAGTGTAGACTAATTTCTGCATCACTCTCCCAAACTAAGGGGCCACAGACTTGGCCATGTCTTACTGTTTTTTTAAGGGTTACACatagtttattattttaatcttatCAATAAGAACATACAAGCGTGATGTAATGTCATCCACTGTGTTACCAGTCAGAGTAAGTCACATGGGACTGCCTGGTTCATGCCAGTAAATTGCTGTAAATCAGGGCAAGGTCAGGACTTGCTCAAGTGCCTGTGAGGCAGGGAATGCTGGAAGGCTCCTCTTGTGAAActtcttctgtatttctttgggttatggggaaaaaaaattcattttgaaaaatacgAAGTTTTACGTCCCAGTCTCTAAAGGTCTCCACCAGTGTCTCAGGATTTCAACTCATTGCAGCAGCCCCTTGAGCTGTCCTG includes:
- the MKX gene encoding homeobox protein Mohawk isoform X1, with protein sequence MNTIVFSKLSGQVLFEEEAKERERSGRSYVGVVEGPHHAEVLLPDSPSIKESLSLRNRRTGARQSGGKVRHKRQALQDMARPLKQWLYKHRDNPYPTKTEKILLALGSQMTLVQVSNWFANARRRLKNTVRQPDLSWALRIKLYNKYVQGNAERLSVSSDDSCSEDGENPPRNHMNEGGYNKPVHHTVIKTESSVIKTGVRPEAGANEDYVSPPKYKSSLLNRYLNDSLRHVMATNAAMMEKTRQRNHSGSFSSNEFEEELVSPSSSETEGNFVYRTENLENGPNKCESAANRKGPSKDETYWKEINAAMALTNLAQGKDKLQGTTSCIIQKSSHISEVKTVKVPLVQQF
- the MKX gene encoding homeobox protein Mohawk isoform X2 translates to MNTIVFSKLSGQVLFEEEAKERERSGRSYVGVVEGPHHAEVLLPDSPSIKESLSLRNRRTGARQSGGKVRHKRQALQDMARPLKQWLYKHRDNPYPTKTEKILLALGSQMTLVQVSNWFANARRRLKNTVRQPDLSWALRIKLYNKYVQGNAERLSVSSDDSCSEDGENPPRNHMNEGGYNKPVHHTVIKTESSVIKTGVRPEAGANEDYVSPPKYKSSLLNRYLNDSLRHVMATNAAMMEKTRQRNHSGSFSSNEFEEELVSPSSSETEGNFVYRTENLENGPNKCES
- the MKX gene encoding homeobox protein Mohawk isoform X3, with product MNTIVFSKLSGQVLFEEEAKERERSGRSYVGVVEGPHHAEVLLPDSPSIKESLSLRNRRTGARQSGGKVRHKRQALQDMARPLKQWLYKHRDNPYPTKTEKILLALGSQMTLVQVSNWFANARRRLKNTVRQPDLSWALRIKLYNKYVQGNAERLSVSSDDSCSEDGENPPRNHMNEGGYNKPVHHTVIKTESSVIKTGVRPEAGANEDYVSPPKYKSSLLNRYLNDSLRHVMATNAAMMEKTRQRNHSGSFSSNEFEEELVSPSSSETEGNFVYRTGLLWDCS